A window from Synechococcus sp. RSCCF101 encodes these proteins:
- a CDS encoding alpha/beta fold hydrolase, whose protein sequence is MNGPGDGRSLSTASTLQPSVAAGPGEAGGDTLLVLVHGWLLSGRLWQPVIEPLSRHRRVWAPDLPGCGTAPRPAGLQPTLAAYGHWLAAESRRRAAGAPIVLMGHSLGGSIALHAARDLGPQLAGMVQLAAGGGVYQPRPFRILRRAGRWAVLVRPTSLGRWPALDGVAGPLATERRTAMGLLLSSTTERAVRQLPELVGALTVPSLWICGSRDRVMDPRYVRHLAGYAPGHALHVLEGAGHLPLRRSGPELVAVIQDWLAGLGL, encoded by the coding sequence GCCGGTCCGGGGGAGGCCGGCGGGGACACCCTGCTGGTGCTGGTGCACGGCTGGCTCCTCAGCGGCAGGCTGTGGCAGCCCGTGATCGAGCCCCTCAGCCGCCACCGGCGCGTCTGGGCGCCCGATCTGCCGGGCTGCGGCACCGCGCCCCGCCCGGCCGGTCTGCAACCGACCCTGGCGGCCTACGGCCACTGGCTGGCGGCGGAGTCCCGGCGGCGGGCGGCCGGTGCACCGATCGTGCTGATGGGCCATTCCCTCGGCGGCAGCATCGCGCTCCACGCCGCCCGCGACCTCGGCCCCCAGCTGGCGGGGATGGTTCAGCTGGCGGCAGGCGGCGGCGTCTACCAGCCGAGACCCTTCCGCATCCTGCGCCGGGCGGGGCGCTGGGCGGTGCTGGTTCGTCCCACCTCCCTCGGTCGCTGGCCGGCCCTCGATGGCGTGGCCGGTCCGCTGGCCACCGAGCGGCGCACGGCGATGGGTCTGCTGCTCAGCAGCACCACGGAGCGGGCGGTGCGGCAGCTTCCTGAGCTGGTGGGTGCGCTCACGGTGCCGAGCCTCTGGATCTGCGGCAGCCGCGACCGGGTGATGGACCCCCGCTACGTGCGGCATCTGGCCGGCTATGCACCCGGGCATGCCCTGCATGTGCTGGAGGGTGCGGGGCATCTTCCCCTGCGCCGCTCCGGCCCGGAGCTGGTGGCGGTGATCCAGGACTGGCTGGCGGGTCTCGGGCTCTGA
- a CDS encoding ABC transporter ATP-binding protein, with translation MARNDLHHLGRLVPYLRRDRRRLLFTLMLLIPVALSAALQPWLIGEAISVLRGESGVSWLSDRPVGAALRLLVLMLSGTVLVRLALLGLQSYSVQSVGQRLTARIREDLFRHALSLSLRFHDRTPVGKTLTRLTSDVDALAEVFGSGAVGILADLVTLLVIAITMLSIELRLGALLLATQIPVTVAVIWLQHRYRLANYRVREELGQLNADFQENLQGLEVVQMFRREPFNSERFAGTGGRYRSAVNRTIFFDSSISALIEWVALAAVAMVLSLGGWMVTSGAMGLGTLTTFILYSQRLFNPLRQMAERFTQIQGGLTAVERIGELMEEPIEIMDRPTAHAALDPRPMATAGEVVFEDVSFAYRPDEPILQNLSFRIAPGEHVALVGPTGSGKSTVIRLLCRLYEPQQGRILLDGTDIRDLPQHALRERLGVVLQDTFLFSGSVADNLRLSSPLSDGELEHLCRELGLDPLVQRLPQGLATELRERGANLSSGERQLLAVARVAVRRPSVLVMDEATAFMDPSTEATLQRDLDRLLERRTAIVIAHRLATVEAADRILVLQCGRLVESGTHRELRRNQGLYAELAHLQERGLVSL, from the coding sequence ATGGCCCGCAACGACCTCCACCACCTGGGCCGTCTGGTGCCCTACCTGCGTCGGGACCGTCGCCGGCTGCTGTTCACCCTGATGCTGCTGATCCCCGTCGCCCTCTCGGCGGCGCTGCAGCCCTGGCTCATCGGCGAGGCGATCTCGGTGCTGCGGGGTGAATCGGGCGTGAGCTGGCTCAGCGACCGGCCGGTCGGTGCAGCGCTGCGTCTGCTGGTGCTGATGCTCTCGGGCACCGTTCTGGTGCGCCTCGCCCTGCTCGGGCTCCAGAGCTACAGCGTGCAGTCGGTGGGACAGCGCCTCACCGCCCGCATCCGCGAGGACCTGTTCCGCCACGCCCTCAGCCTGTCGCTCCGCTTCCACGACCGCACGCCCGTCGGCAAGACCCTGACTCGCCTCACCAGCGATGTGGATGCCCTGGCCGAGGTGTTCGGCAGTGGTGCGGTGGGGATCCTCGCCGATCTGGTGACGCTGCTGGTCATCGCCATCACCATGCTCTCGATCGAGCTGAGGCTCGGGGCCCTGCTGCTGGCCACCCAGATTCCCGTCACCGTCGCCGTGATCTGGCTTCAGCACCGCTACCGCCTGGCCAATTACCGGGTGCGGGAGGAGCTGGGCCAGCTCAACGCCGATTTCCAGGAGAACCTCCAGGGCCTGGAGGTCGTTCAGATGTTCCGGCGCGAACCGTTCAACAGCGAGCGCTTCGCCGGCACGGGCGGGCGGTACCGCAGCGCAGTGAACCGCACCATCTTCTTCGACAGCAGCATCTCGGCCCTGATCGAGTGGGTGGCCCTGGCCGCCGTGGCGATGGTGCTCTCCCTCGGCGGCTGGATGGTCACCAGCGGCGCCATGGGCCTGGGCACCCTCACCACTTTCATCCTCTACTCCCAGCGTCTGTTCAACCCCCTCCGGCAGATGGCGGAGCGCTTCACCCAGATCCAGGGCGGCCTGACCGCCGTGGAACGGATCGGTGAACTGATGGAGGAACCGATCGAGATCATGGATCGCCCCACGGCCCATGCCGCCCTCGATCCGAGGCCCATGGCGACAGCGGGCGAGGTGGTGTTCGAGGACGTGAGCTTTGCCTATCGGCCGGATGAGCCGATCCTGCAGAACCTCAGCTTCCGGATCGCCCCCGGCGAGCACGTGGCCCTGGTGGGGCCCACCGGGTCTGGCAAGAGCACCGTGATCCGGCTGCTCTGCCGCCTGTATGAACCCCAGCAGGGCCGCATCCTGCTCGATGGCACCGACATCCGGGATCTGCCCCAGCACGCCTTGCGCGAGCGGCTCGGGGTGGTGCTGCAGGACACGTTCCTGTTCAGCGGCAGCGTGGCGGACAATCTGCGTCTCAGCAGCCCCCTCAGCGATGGCGAGCTGGAGCACCTCTGCCGGGAGCTGGGCCTCGATCCGCTCGTGCAGCGCCTTCCCCAGGGGCTGGCCACCGAGCTCCGGGAGCGGGGGGCCAATCTCTCCTCGGGCGAGCGACAGCTGCTGGCGGTGGCCCGGGTCGCCGTGCGCCGGCCGTCGGTGCTGGTGATGGACGAGGCCACAGCCTTCATGGACCCCTCGACCGAGGCCACCCTGCAGCGCGACCTGGACCGGCTGCTGGAGCGTCGCACCGCGATCGTGATCGCCCACCGGCTGGCGACCGTTGAGGCGGCCGATCGGATCCTGGTGCTGCAGTGCGGCCGGCTGGTGGAATCCGGCACCCACCGGGAGCTGCGCCGCAACCAGGGCCTCTACGCGGAGCTGGCCCACCTGCAGGAGCGCGGCCTGGTCTCCCTCTGA
- the hisG gene encoding ATP phosphoribosyltransferase: MITVALAKGALLADSVSRFAAAGLDFSALLDGQNRQLMVPSRCGRARALLVRNADVPVYVAYGRAQLGVVGDDVLREHQLPVSQLVDLGFGGCRMAVAVKQKSGYRSSADLPAHCRIASKFIRCATAHFSAMDLPVEVIHLTGSVELGPITGISEAIVDLVATGRTLRENGLVAIEDLFHSTARLIGHPLSMRLDRGELQDIADRITAATPATV, encoded by the coding sequence ATGATCACCGTAGCCCTCGCCAAGGGAGCGCTGCTGGCCGATTCGGTGAGTCGCTTCGCCGCGGCGGGACTGGATTTCTCCGCCCTTCTGGACGGTCAGAACCGGCAGCTCATGGTGCCCAGCCGCTGCGGCAGGGCCCGGGCCCTGCTGGTGCGGAACGCTGATGTGCCCGTCTACGTGGCCTACGGACGGGCCCAGCTCGGCGTCGTCGGCGACGACGTGCTGCGGGAACACCAGCTGCCCGTCTCCCAGCTGGTGGATCTGGGGTTCGGTGGCTGCCGCATGGCAGTGGCGGTGAAGCAGAAGAGCGGGTACCGCAGCAGTGCCGACCTGCCGGCCCACTGCCGCATCGCCAGCAAGTTCATCCGCTGCGCCACCGCCCACTTCAGCGCCATGGATCTGCCGGTGGAGGTGATTCATCTCACCGGATCGGTGGAGCTCGGGCCGATCACCGGCATCTCCGAAGCGATCGTGGACCTGGTCGCCACCGGACGCACCCTCCGGGAAAACGGCCTTGTGGCGATCGAAGACCTCTTCCACAGCACGGCCCGCCTCATCGGTCATCCCCTGTCCATGCGTCTGGACCGGGGCGAGCTGCAGGACATCGCCGACCGCATCACCGCCGCCACCCCCGCCACCGTCTGA
- the gloB gene encoding hydroxyacylglutathione hydrolase codes for MGTPSRSVRQADGSAIATQVTAISILSGNYAFVLHPAGPCHGPSALVVDPGEAGPVRRWLEQRGLELAGILQTHHHRDHIGGSLELKRRWPGATVWAAEADRERIPFQDRSLRGGEVLELLGRRIRVMAVPGHTRCHLAYHVAPVSACGDGDVDAGGGELFCGDTLFLGGCGRLFEGTPAQMHASLQQLAALDARTRIWCAHEYTLSNYRWAASERPDHAAVRERLAWAMACAAAGRPTVPGLLAEERRSNLFLTSRTPEELGALRASKDRWQG; via the coding sequence ATGGGAACCCCGAGCCGCTCTGTCCGGCAGGCCGACGGTTCCGCCATCGCCACGCAGGTGACGGCGATCTCGATCCTCTCGGGCAATTACGCCTTTGTCCTGCATCCCGCCGGACCCTGCCACGGTCCTTCGGCGCTGGTGGTGGACCCCGGCGAGGCGGGCCCGGTGCGCCGCTGGCTTGAGCAGCGTGGCCTGGAGCTGGCGGGGATCCTGCAGACCCATCACCACCGCGATCACATCGGCGGCAGCCTTGAGCTCAAGCGCCGCTGGCCCGGCGCCACGGTGTGGGCCGCGGAAGCGGATCGCGAGCGCATCCCCTTCCAGGACCGATCCCTGCGCGGCGGCGAGGTTCTGGAGCTGCTCGGCCGCCGCATCCGGGTGATGGCGGTGCCCGGTCACACCCGCTGCCACCTCGCGTATCACGTCGCGCCCGTCAGCGCCTGCGGGGATGGCGATGTCGATGCCGGTGGCGGCGAGCTCTTCTGCGGCGACACCCTCTTCCTCGGTGGCTGCGGCCGTCTGTTCGAGGGCACGCCCGCCCAGATGCACGCCTCCCTGCAGCAGCTGGCGGCGCTCGATGCGCGCACACGGATCTGGTGCGCCCACGAATACACCCTCAGCAACTACCGCTGGGCCGCCAGCGAGCGGCCCGATCACGCGGCCGTGCGCGAGCGGCTGGCCTGGGCCATGGCCTGTGCTGCCGCGGGACGACCCACCGTGCCGGGCCTGCTGGCGGAGGAGCGGCGCAGCAACCTTTTCCTCACCAGCCGCACGCCCGAGGAACTCGGCGCCCTGCGGGCCTCCAAGGATCGCTGGCAGGGCTGA
- a CDS encoding ABC transporter ATP-binding protein, with protein MQSPAQQVSTIEPGSVIEPAVTVQDLWHRYTSGGDWTIAGLSLDLAPGELVGLLGPSGCGKTTLLRLIAGFECPSRGTVRMAGRDVAGAGRWLPPERRRVGMVFQDYALFPHLDAWANACFGLRAGADRDRVRWLLELLGLEGLARRYPHELSGGQRQRLALVRALAPRPAVLLLDEPFSNLDVEVRLRLRSELQGVLRECGTSGLLVTHDPEEALAVCDRVAVLEKGVLQQCATPHELVARPATPFVGRFVLQGNLLPAGRDGGGISTPLGPMQWLEPPAVGAGPAAGSSEVLIAQADVAFTPSREGRAEVMGREFLGQDWRYQVRCDALRLRLRLPLSEDLPRGCRGDLSLRQGARGQLFCGGEPLPVMAVAAADPSPD; from the coding sequence GTGCAGTCCCCAGCACAGCAGGTCTCCACCATCGAACCAGGCTCCGTCATTGAGCCGGCCGTGACGGTGCAGGACCTGTGGCATCGCTACACGAGCGGGGGCGACTGGACCATCGCCGGCCTCAGCCTGGACCTGGCTCCCGGCGAACTCGTGGGCCTGCTCGGGCCCTCAGGCTGCGGCAAGACCACACTCCTGCGCCTGATCGCCGGATTCGAGTGCCCCAGCCGGGGAACGGTCCGGATGGCCGGGCGGGATGTGGCCGGTGCCGGACGCTGGCTGCCGCCGGAGCGGCGCCGGGTGGGGATGGTCTTTCAGGACTACGCCCTCTTCCCCCACCTGGATGCCTGGGCCAACGCCTGCTTCGGGCTGCGGGCGGGTGCAGATCGCGATCGGGTCCGCTGGCTGCTGGAGCTGCTCGGGCTGGAGGGCCTGGCCCGTCGCTACCCCCACGAACTCTCCGGCGGTCAGCGCCAGCGGCTGGCCCTGGTGCGGGCCCTGGCGCCCAGGCCGGCGGTGCTCCTGTTGGATGAACCCTTCTCCAACCTGGATGTGGAGGTGCGGCTGCGGCTGCGCAGTGAGCTGCAGGGGGTGCTGCGGGAATGCGGCACCAGTGGCCTGCTGGTCACCCACGACCCCGAGGAGGCCCTGGCCGTCTGTGACCGTGTCGCGGTGCTGGAGAAGGGTGTGCTGCAGCAGTGCGCCACGCCGCACGAGCTGGTCGCCCGGCCGGCCACCCCCTTCGTGGGGCGCTTCGTGCTCCAGGGCAATCTGCTGCCGGCCGGGCGAGACGGCGGAGGGATCAGCACGCCGCTGGGCCCGATGCAGTGGCTGGAGCCGCCGGCCGTCGGCGCCGGCCCCGCCGCCGGCTCCAGCGAGGTGCTCATCGCCCAGGCGGATGTGGCCTTCACCCCGAGCCGGGAGGGCCGGGCGGAGGTGATGGGCCGGGAATTCCTCGGTCAGGACTGGCGCTACCAGGTGCGCTGCGACGCGCTGCGGCTGCGGCTGCGGCTCCCCCTCTCCGAGGATCTGCCGCGGGGCTGCCGCGGGGATCTGAGCCTGCGCCAGGGCGCCCGGGGCCAGCTGTTCTGCGGCGGTGAGCCGCTGCCGGTGATGGCCGTTGCCGCCGCCGATCCCAGCCCGGACTGA
- a CDS encoding RidA family protein, giving the protein MASSFAPVSVQTERAPAPVGPYSQAVRAGGWLHCSGQIPLDPASGAMVGEGDVEAQTRQVLSNLTAVLAAAGASPDQVVRTTVFLVDLADFARVNAIYAEVFQGPVPPARACVQVAALPKGAAVEIDCVAWLGSEQG; this is encoded by the coding sequence ATGGCCTCCTCCTTCGCTCCGGTGTCCGTGCAGACCGAGAGGGCACCCGCTCCCGTCGGCCCCTACAGCCAGGCGGTGCGGGCCGGTGGCTGGCTGCACTGCTCCGGGCAGATCCCCCTGGATCCGGCCAGCGGTGCCATGGTCGGCGAGGGGGACGTGGAGGCTCAGACGCGCCAGGTGCTGAGCAATCTCACCGCTGTGCTGGCGGCGGCGGGGGCCAGCCCCGACCAGGTGGTGCGCACCACCGTCTTCCTGGTGGACCTGGCGGACTTCGCCCGGGTCAATGCGATCTATGCCGAGGTGTTCCAGGGACCGGTCCCCCCCGCCCGCGCCTGCGTGCAGGTGGCGGCCCTGCCCAAGGGGGCGGCAGTGGAGATCGACTGCGTGGCCTGGCTGGGCAGCGAGCAGGGTTGA
- a CDS encoding DUF3136 domain-containing protein: MVKAQDSPNATGTSGLTIGQLEAGYPLYCKALRRLLRDGRSDDQIARTVCWERLALLHRCLPGRYKCPTYLIVLMRRDLTALA; this comes from the coding sequence GTGGTCAAGGCTCAGGATTCCCCGAATGCCACCGGCACCTCCGGACTCACGATCGGTCAGCTGGAAGCGGGATACCCGCTCTACTGCAAGGCATTGCGGCGACTCCTGCGCGACGGCCGCAGCGATGACCAGATTGCGCGCACGGTCTGCTGGGAGCGTCTGGCGCTGCTCCACCGCTGCCTGCCCGGTCGCTACAAGTGCCCCACCTACCTGATCGTGCTGATGCGGCGCGATCTCACCGCCCTGGCCTGA
- the cbbX gene encoding CbbX protein → MTHPLETATNPSPEPSTPSPPDSTITLSESYNASGIQEVLDQLDRELVGLRPVKTRIREIAALLVVARARTEMGLPSASPSLHMSFTGRPGTGKTTVAGRMSQILHRLGYVRKGHVVTATRDDLVGQYIGHTAPKTREILKKAMGGVLFIDEAYYLYRPENERDYGAEAIEILLQVMEEKRDDLVVIFAGYKERMDVFYQSNPGLSSRVANHIDFPDYQPGELLAIARLILASEHYRFSEAACDAFQAYILRRMQLPFFANARSIRNAIDRARMRQARRLFERMGAPLSRTDLMTIEAEDITASRVFQGELEGLDPARPLS, encoded by the coding sequence ATGACGCACCCCTTGGAGACGGCGACCAATCCTTCGCCGGAGCCATCGACACCCTCACCGCCTGACAGCACCATCACCCTGTCGGAGTCATACAACGCCTCCGGCATTCAGGAGGTGCTCGACCAGCTCGACCGCGAGCTGGTGGGCCTGAGGCCGGTGAAGACCCGGATCCGTGAGATCGCCGCCCTGCTGGTGGTGGCCCGAGCCCGCACGGAGATGGGACTGCCGTCGGCATCGCCGAGCCTTCACATGTCCTTCACCGGCCGGCCCGGCACCGGCAAGACGACGGTGGCGGGGCGGATGTCGCAGATCCTCCACCGCCTCGGCTACGTGAGGAAAGGTCACGTCGTCACCGCCACGCGCGATGACCTGGTGGGGCAGTACATCGGCCACACCGCCCCGAAGACCCGCGAGATCCTGAAGAAGGCGATGGGCGGCGTGCTGTTCATCGATGAGGCTTACTACCTGTACCGACCGGAGAACGAGCGCGACTACGGCGCCGAGGCGATCGAGATCCTGCTGCAGGTGATGGAGGAGAAGCGGGATGACCTGGTGGTGATCTTCGCCGGCTACAAGGAGCGGATGGATGTGTTCTATCAATCCAATCCCGGGCTCTCTTCCCGGGTGGCCAATCACATCGACTTTCCCGACTATCAGCCCGGCGAACTGCTGGCCATCGCCCGGCTGATCCTGGCTTCGGAGCACTACCGCTTCAGCGAGGCCGCCTGCGATGCCTTCCAGGCCTACATTCTGCGGCGCATGCAGTTGCCCTTCTTCGCCAATGCCCGGTCGATACGCAATGCGATCGACCGGGCCCGCATGCGTCAGGCGCGACGGCTGTTCGAGCGGATGGGCGCCCCACTGAGCCGCACCGACCTGATGACCATCGAAGCCGAGGACATCACCGCCAGCAGGGTCTTCCAGGGAGAGTTGGAGGGACTGGATCCGGCCCGGCCCCTCAGCTGA
- a CDS encoding 4a-hydroxytetrahydrobiopterin dehydratase, whose translation MEQPWTQRSRPERLERRLEFESYEATRDFLDRLGSLCEEHKRFPDISFGRTYVNLTLRPESDDAPLGDGDQSFAGAIDTLTA comes from the coding sequence GTGGAACAGCCATGGACCCAGCGATCGCGACCGGAACGCCTGGAGCGGCGTCTGGAATTCGAGAGCTACGAGGCCACGCGCGACTTCCTCGATCGGCTCGGCAGCCTCTGCGAGGAGCACAAGCGCTTCCCCGACATCAGCTTCGGGCGCACCTATGTGAATCTCACCCTCAGGCCCGAGTCGGATGACGCACCCCTTGGAGACGGCGACCAATCCTTCGCCGGAGCCATCGACACCCTCACCGCCTGA
- a CDS encoding CO2 hydration protein, which yields MSAAIAARLQEQLLAGRTLVDDTADHLLQVVGVLDSYGVVLDAYSRNLIDQAQRQFLNPLPALRFFNGQLTAAGLLRHLNGDRINFEYAEYCQKAMLWHGTGGLDAYLDSPAFQETCRAIVAHRRRRDPLVRLLDPLFPGFLPEYIRSSATTHALGLFWRVMSDLFASLADRHRRGRVRSVDAAVDTIRDGLVAAAADPIRYSVHLDGVCFEVLPAEADLRFLADVAVPYVEAVFLRGMPFLGTVSFNAQAGQIPSEQAEFRYGALYADPLPTMGAGIPPSLLMQDMYRHLPPALDQWYLSHGRGAADAKVQICVSFQKAMFCVTNAAIRGTFPHPLTSEAPDARQANRAHAAAWATRLSDSRLDALTDPDRPGLFADLAQGVG from the coding sequence GTGAGCGCGGCGATCGCCGCGCGGCTGCAGGAGCAGCTGCTGGCCGGCCGGACCCTGGTGGATGACACCGCCGATCACCTGCTCCAGGTGGTGGGGGTGCTCGACAGCTACGGCGTGGTGCTCGATGCCTACAGCCGCAATCTGATCGATCAGGCCCAGCGCCAGTTCCTCAATCCGCTGCCGGCCCTGCGCTTCTTCAACGGCCAGCTCACGGCGGCGGGGTTGCTGCGCCACCTCAACGGAGACCGCATCAACTTCGAGTACGCCGAATACTGCCAGAAGGCGATGCTCTGGCACGGCACCGGCGGCCTGGACGCCTATCTCGACTCGCCGGCCTTCCAGGAGACCTGCCGGGCGATCGTGGCCCATCGCCGCCGGCGGGATCCGCTGGTGCGGCTGCTGGATCCCCTCTTCCCCGGCTTCCTGCCGGAATACATCCGCTCCTCGGCCACCACCCACGCCCTCGGCCTGTTCTGGCGCGTGATGAGCGATCTGTTCGCCAGCCTGGCCGATCGGCATCGCCGGGGCCGGGTCCGCTCGGTGGACGCGGCGGTGGACACGATCCGCGACGGGCTGGTGGCGGCTGCGGCCGACCCGATCCGCTACAGCGTTCATCTGGACGGGGTCTGCTTCGAGGTGCTGCCCGCCGAGGCGGACCTGCGCTTCCTGGCGGACGTGGCCGTTCCCTATGTGGAAGCCGTGTTCCTGCGGGGGATGCCCTTCCTCGGCACGGTCTCCTTCAACGCCCAGGCGGGGCAGATTCCCAGCGAGCAGGCCGAGTTCCGCTACGGGGCGCTCTACGCCGATCCACTGCCGACCATGGGGGCCGGCATTCCCCCGAGCCTGCTGATGCAGGACATGTACCGCCACCTGCCACCGGCGCTGGACCAGTGGTATCTCAGCCATGGCCGCGGTGCGGCCGACGCCAAGGTTCAGATCTGCGTGAGCTTTCAGAAGGCGATGTTCTGTGTCACCAACGCCGCGATCCGGGGCACGTTCCCCCACCCCCTCACCAGTGAGGCGCCGGACGCCAGGCAGGCCAACCGGGCCCATGCCGCAGCCTGGGCCACCCGCCTGAGCGACAGCCGGCTCGATGCCCTCACCGACCCTGACCGACCCGGGTTGTTTGCCGATCTGGCGCAGGGCGTAGGTTGA